A stretch of DNA from Tribolium castaneum strain GA2 chromosome 7, icTriCast1.1, whole genome shotgun sequence:
TCAAGAAAACAAAGCAATGACCTCAAAGTTTTTTGAATACAAATCAGCTAGGTCTCGAGTTTGTTTCGGTAAAATACCAGTTTTGAAGCCCGTTTCCTATCAAACGTGATAATTAAACTATTCCTCCTTCAGATTTGAAAAATGGGGCCTGAATGTTGTGACAGAACGCGTTTGTGAACCTTGAaggttttattaaatcttttGCGTCACAGTTTTTCAGTTCTTGGTCCAGTGGAcgtaattgttttattattacataattgcaaaaaagtggaaaaagatttgtttaaattaaaccaTTGGATTGTTGATTTatcaaagcaaaatttttgtcctacaatgtatttaaattatgtGAAACCTTCAGTTTGTCTCAAATTGCTGTAATTTTTAAGTCATTTGATGATAACAACTATAAATCACTAacaaatttggaattttaaattgaCTATTTTTCAGGTGGCAAATATTCTGCCACTTTTACTTGCCATCACTCCGACAAAATGTGTTCTAAACGAACAAgaactcaaaaatttgttgGCTAATGAATACGAAAGAACCGCCTCAGCAATTTGCACAAAGGTGAACGAAGCCGAATGGAATTACGAAactgatataaataatcacgAAAAGGAACAAATCGTggtaagtaaattaaaaattcgcaaaactggttattcaaattttactaTAGTTAAACGCGACGCTACAATCGGCAGCATTCCACAAAAAATACTggaataaatatttcaaagaCCTAAAACCTGAAGACTTCCAAGATCCGGAAATCAAAAGACAGGTCAAAGACCTGAAACTTTTAGGTGATAGTGCACTTGATGAGAAAAAATTGGCAGAAGTATAAATAAACtattaaacaatatttaacaatttagtGACTTGTTTTCAGTTAACTAAAACGGTCAATGCAATGACTAATATTTACAGTACGGCGAAAATTTGCCCTTATAAGGACCAACAATGCGATTTAGCCAAATCTGGACTGTCTTTAGAGCCAGGAATTGAAGCAGTTATTGCCAAATCTACGGATTATGACGAGCTGTTGTACGTTTGGAAGGCTTGGAGAGATGCTTCAGGTGCCAAAATGAGGAACTTGTACCGGATTTATGTCGATTTGTCCAACGAAGCCGCCGTTGCAAACAGTACGTAACAACTGAACTAGTTTTACAGGGTTTTATAAAGTTATATAACCGTTATATAACGGTTACCTAACCATGGTTATTCCTAGCTTATACAGTAAAGGTTAGTTATATAACCGTTATATAACGGTTAcctaaccatggttatatcTAGCTTCTACAGTAAAGATTATATAACGGTTATATATTTGCTATGTTTATGATGCAGTATGGTATATAATTTGCTAAATTCGTTATATAATATCGGTTATCTTGCGTATACAGTAAAGGTTATAACCGCAATATAACCACGCATAGCTAGCTTTAAAAAGCGTGACATTGGAAACGTGCGATTATGTTATTGAATGGTTACACCTCGGTTACCTAACCATGGTTATCAAAACtgtcaaatgtcaaaattcaaggctagtatgattttttcataatggctattaaaaaactgctataacatagtttttttttagattttaaggACAAAGGGGAGGTATGGAGGTACGGTTACGAGTCCAAAACCTTCATCCAAGACATTGACGAGCTTTGGAATCAAGTTGAGCCACTCTATCTTGAGTTACATAAATATGTGGGCAGTAAATTGAAGGAACGTTTCGGTGACAAACTTGATGATAGTGATGGTCTTCTCCCCGCCCATTTATTCGGTAATATGTGGGCCCAAGAATGGAATAACATAGCCCAGCTGGTGAAACCATTCCCCAATGCGAGTAAAATCGACGTAGACAAGGCTTTAATTGAACAGAAATACACAATTTTGGACTTGTTTCAAACCTCTGATAACTTTTACAAATCTTTAGGGCTCATACCTAGCGATATTTGCTACAATACTAGTGCTGGCGCAATGATTGAGAAACCAACCGATGGTAGAGAAGTGCTATGTCATGCCAGTGCTTGGGATTTCTGCGATGGGAAAAACTACAGGATTAAAATGTGCACTGAAGTGAATTTCGAAGACTTTATTACAATCCACCACGAAATGGGTCACATACAGTATTTCCTCCAGTATGCCAAACAACCCATCACGTTCCGTGAGGGGGCCA
This window harbors:
- the LOC658047 gene encoding angiotensin-converting enzyme — protein: MKNLNIVFVANILPLLLAITPTKCVLNEQELKNLLANEYERTASAICTKVNEAEWNYETDINNHEKEQIVLNATLQSAAFHKKYWNKYFKDLKPEDFQDPEIKRQVKDLKLLGDSALDEKKLAELTKTVNAMTNIYSTAKICPYKDQQCDLAKSGLSLEPGIEAVIAKSTDYDELLYVWKAWRDASGAKMRNLYRIYVDLSNEAAVANNFKDKGEVWRYGYESKTFIQDIDELWNQVEPLYLELHKYVGSKLKERFGDKLDDSDGLLPAHLFGNMWAQEWNNIAQLVKPFPNASKIDVDKALIEQKYTILDLFQTSDNFYKSLGLIPSDICYNTSAGAMIEKPTDGREVLCHASAWDFCDGKNYRIKMCTEVNFEDFITIHHEMGHIQYFLQYAKQPITFREGANPGFHEAIGDTIALSVSTPKHLEKINLLKNYNNSYESSINTLMDMALQKIAFLPFGLLIDKWRWDVFSGAVKPEQWNAHWWEYRKKYQKIKPPVARSEEDFDPGAKFHVAGDSEYIAYFVAHTLQFQFYKSLCVEAGEYNPDDKNVPLHNCDFYESKAAGDKLREGLSLGSSKHWSEVLEVMTGSRKLDASAVLEYFEPLYKFLKEKNSK